The following are encoded together in the Marinifilum sp. JC120 genome:
- a CDS encoding 3-deoxy-8-phosphooctulonate synthase, whose translation MTPDELYQKSLQGPFVLAGPCALETIDVALRAAEVLADIASRLDVTVIFKSSFDKANRTSMTSFRGPGMEEGLKWLQRVKDETGLPVVTDIHTPDQAVPVGEVADVIQIPAFLCRQTDLLVAAANTGRVINVKKGQFLAPHEMRHVVNKLREAGNERIWLTERGSSFGYNNLVVDMRSMAIMKELGCPVVFDATHSVQLPGGLDGKSGGQREFVPVLSRAAIAAGASGVFMETHPDPDCALCDGPNSWPLDRAEDLIKDLLAGWSVDYVC comes from the coding sequence TTGACCCCCGATGAATTATATCAGAAAAGTTTGCAGGGGCCGTTTGTTCTGGCGGGACCTTGCGCACTGGAAACCATAGATGTCGCCCTGCGCGCCGCAGAAGTGCTGGCAGACATCGCTTCCCGTCTTGATGTGACGGTAATTTTCAAAAGCTCTTTCGACAAAGCTAATCGGACCTCCATGACTTCTTTCAGGGGACCGGGCATGGAGGAAGGGCTTAAATGGTTGCAGCGGGTGAAAGACGAAACCGGTCTGCCCGTAGTCACCGACATTCATACTCCGGATCAGGCCGTGCCTGTGGGCGAAGTGGCCGATGTGATCCAGATTCCCGCATTTCTCTGCCGTCAGACTGACCTTCTAGTTGCCGCCGCTAATACCGGACGGGTCATCAACGTAAAGAAGGGCCAGTTTCTTGCGCCCCATGAAATGCGTCATGTGGTGAACAAGCTGCGTGAAGCCGGAAATGAGCGTATTTGGCTCACCGAGCGCGGTTCCTCCTTCGGTTACAACAATCTCGTAGTGGATATGCGTTCCATGGCGATCATGAAAGAACTGGGCTGTCCGGTGGTTTTTGATGCCACCCATTCAGTGCAGCTTCCCGGCGGTTTGGACGGTAAGTCCGGCGGTCAGCGTGAGTTCGTCCCTGTGCTTTCCCGTGCAGCCATTGCTGCGGGTGCATCCGGTGTGTTTATGGAAACTCATCCCGACCCGGACTGCGCTCTTTGTGACGGTCCCAACAGCTGGCCCCTTGATCGAGCAGAAGACCTGATCAAGGATCTTCTGGCCGGATGGAGTGTAGATTATGTCTGCTAG